Proteins encoded by one window of Candidatus Paceibacterota bacterium:
- a CDS encoding co-chaperone GroES has protein sequence MKKESKIIPLGDRVLVKPFSEEDTKKTKSGIIIPETVDKERPEQGKVIAVGEGRTTDEGKVLPMKVKVGDIVIFSKYGPDEVKVDGDEYFMLKEENILAIIK, from the coding sequence ATGAAAAAAGAATCAAAAATCATTCCGCTTGGAGACAGAGTTCTTGTTAAGCCGTTTTCAGAGGAAGATACAAAAAAAACTAAGAGCGGAATTATTATTCCCGAAACAGTAGATAAAGAGCGACCAGAGCAGGGGAAGGTCATTGCTGTCGGTGAAGGAAGAACAACGGACGAAGGAAAAGTTCTACCAATGAAGGTTAAAGTTGGAGATATTGTTATTTTTTCAAAATACGGACCAGACGAAGTTAAGGTTGATGGAGATGAATACTTTATGTTGA
- the secG gene encoding preprotein translocase subunit SecG, giving the protein MELIATTLPWVQVALSVLLIAAILLQQSGTDTGGALGGGEGTSWQHSKRGVEKVLFNATIIIALLFAVSSFLALIVR; this is encoded by the coding sequence ATGGAACTTATCGCTACTACCCTCCCTTGGGTTCAAGTCGCGCTTTCTGTTCTCCTCATTGCCGCAATACTGCTTCAGCAGTCTGGCACTGATACGGGCGGAGCGTTAGGTGGAGGAGAAGGAACAAGCTGGCAACACAGCAAAAGAGGAGTAGAAAAAGTACTCTTTAATGCGACGATAATAATCGCCCTTTTATTTGCTGTTTCTTCCTTCCTTGCTCTAATCGTTAGATAA
- a CDS encoding ABC transporter substrate-binding protein — protein MNEANNTAGSGLPSKKELARAVGTFSHREKKLFLVLAGLFVVSFLWLTYKINQEFSATVPARGGTLVEGIIGTPRLINPILAISDADRDITELVYSGLLRRMPDGEIVPDLAESYEISKDGLSYTFTLKTNITFHDGETITTEDIEFTINKAQDPTLKSPKRLNWEGVVVQRLDEKKIRFVLKQPYTPFLENATLGILPKHIWKNISVEQMNLSDFNTNGVGSGPYKIESIKKDSSGIPAYYKLNSFSNFSLGKPNINTITIRFYANEKDLVSALEKGDVDNINAIAPEYAKDLSEKFQIITTPLPRIFGIFFNQNQSPALSDIVVRRALNSVIDRKAIIDSVLYGYGVPAYGPIPKTGENYVPAYTGPDSPSQEEKIAEARKTLEKAGWKWNEEKKVLEKTVKKVTTPLSFSITTADTPELKAAALLAESQWEKLGANIEIRIFESGDLNQNIIRPRKYDALLFGEIIRQDSDPYAFWHSSQRNDPGLNIAVYANSTVDKLLETARTTLDDKKRQEAYLSLEKEISNDVPAIFLYSPDFIYVLKKDLKGVDFGETTVPSERFTAVHKWYLETENVWKIFANKENII, from the coding sequence GTGAACGAAGCTAATAATACAGCTGGGAGTGGTCTCCCTTCTAAAAAAGAACTTGCCCGAGCAGTCGGCACTTTTTCTCATAGAGAGAAGAAGTTATTTCTAGTGCTCGCTGGGCTTTTTGTTGTAAGTTTCCTATGGCTCACATATAAAATTAATCAGGAATTCTCCGCCACTGTTCCAGCTCGCGGAGGAACACTAGTAGAAGGTATTATCGGGACGCCTCGATTGATCAACCCAATATTAGCGATATCAGATGCTGATAGAGACATAACAGAGCTCGTCTATTCAGGGCTACTTCGTCGTATGCCTGACGGGGAAATTGTCCCTGATTTGGCGGAAAGTTATGAAATTTCAAAAGACGGACTTTCTTACACTTTTACACTAAAAACCAACATAACCTTCCATGACGGAGAGACGATAACAACAGAGGATATTGAATTTACTATAAACAAAGCTCAGGACCCAACCCTAAAAAGCCCGAAACGTTTAAACTGGGAGGGTGTTGTTGTTCAGCGCTTAGACGAGAAGAAAATAAGGTTTGTATTAAAACAGCCATATACTCCATTTCTAGAGAATGCCACCTTGGGTATTTTGCCAAAACACATCTGGAAAAATATCAGTGTTGAGCAAATGAATCTAAGCGATTTTAATACAAACGGTGTCGGCTCTGGCCCATACAAAATAGAGTCCATTAAAAAAGACTCTTCTGGAATTCCTGCCTACTACAAACTAAACTCATTTAGTAATTTTTCGTTAGGTAAACCAAATATCAACACAATAACAATTCGTTTTTATGCAAACGAAAAAGATCTTGTTTCAGCTCTTGAAAAAGGTGATGTAGACAATATAAATGCCATCGCCCCAGAATATGCCAAGGATCTTTCTGAAAAATTCCAAATAATAACCACACCGCTTCCTAGAATCTTTGGTATCTTTTTTAACCAGAACCAATCGCCGGCACTATCAGATATAGTCGTAAGGCGAGCACTAAACAGTGTTATCGACAGAAAAGCCATTATTGACTCAGTCCTCTATGGCTACGGAGTCCCTGCGTACGGACCAATCCCCAAAACGGGAGAAAACTATGTCCCAGCATATACTGGCCCTGATTCTCCTAGCCAAGAAGAAAAAATTGCAGAAGCTAGGAAGACACTAGAAAAAGCTGGGTGGAAGTGGAATGAAGAAAAAAAGGTTCTTGAAAAAACAGTAAAAAAAGTCACCACTCCCCTTTCTTTTTCAATAACAACCGCGGACACCCCGGAACTAAAGGCCGCTGCTTTACTAGCAGAAAGCCAGTGGGAAAAACTTGGAGCAAATATTGAAATACGAATTTTTGAATCAGGAGACTTGAATCAAAATATTATTCGCCCAAGAAAATATGATGCACTTTTGTTCGGAGAAATAATAAGGCAAGATTCAGACCCATACGCGTTTTGGCACTCATCACAAAGAAACGACCCAGGGCTCAATATCGCAGTTTATGCAAATTCAACAGTCGACAAACTACTTGAAACAGCGAGAACGACACTTGATGACAAAAAACGCCAAGAGGCATATTTGTCACTAGAAAAAGAAATATCAAACGACGTGCCAGCAATCTTCCTTTACTCCCCCGACTTTATCTATGTTCTCAAAAAAGATTTAAAAGGAGTTGATTTTGGAGAAACAACAGTACCATCAGAAAGATTCACCGCAGTTCACAAATGGTATTTGGAAACAGAAAACGTTTGGAAGATTTTTGCCAACAAAGAAAATATTATCTAA